One Salvia splendens isolate huo1 chromosome 12, SspV2, whole genome shotgun sequence genomic window carries:
- the LOC121757477 gene encoding uncharacterized protein LOC121757477, whose product MVNIPARFGRMAAAFDEMSRDRSFESGSSEHSADLSDLVNSFFEREIREQRIGGDGDRNGNPVEIDDDEFESDSQDSGFHDCLSKLFDRDDSVGRSISTAVEKAMEVVGGEDSSPEFNRRLMARLRSSGFDAGEFFH is encoded by the coding sequence ATGGTGAATATTCCGGCGAGGTTCGGAAGGATGGCGGCGGCCTTCGACGAGATGTCGAGAGATAGGTCGTTCGAGAGTGGCAGCAGTGAGCACTCCGCCGATTTGTCCGATCTCGTCAATTCCTTCTTCGAGAGAGAAATTAGGGAGCAGAGAATCGGCGGAGATGGCGATCGAAACGGAAATCCAGTTGAGATCGACGATGATGAATTTGAGAGTGATTCGCAGGATTccgggtttcatgattgtttgAGTAAATTGTTTGATCGCGACGACAGTGTAGGGAGAAGCATTTCTACTGCGGTGGAGAAGGCGATGGAAGTCGTCGGCGGCGAGGATTCGTCGCCGGAATTCAATCGGCGGCTAATGGCGCGATTGCGAAGTAGTGGCTTTGATGCTGGTGAGTTTTTTCATTAA
- the LOC121759209 gene encoding soluble inorganic pyrophosphatase 1: MSNQTGTEYSVKKKPTPKLNERILSSLSRRSVAAHPWHDLEIGPGAPEIINVVIEIPKGSKVKYELDKKTGLIKVDRILYSSVVYPHNYGFIPRTLCEDNDPMDVLVIMQEPVVPGCFLRARAIGLMPMIDQGEKDDKIIAVCADDPEYRHYTDISQLPPHRLAEIRRFFEDYKKNENKEVAVDEFLPSDTAVEAIQHSMDLYAEYIMQTLRN, encoded by the exons ATGAGCAACCAAACTGGAACCGAGTACTCAGTTAAAAAGAAGCCAACTCCAAAGTTGAATGAGAGGATCCTCTCGTCTTTGTCACGGAGATCAGTTGCTGCTCACCCCTGGCATGACCTTGAGATTG GACCTGGAGCACCAGAAATTATTAATGTT GTGATTGAGATTCCAAAAGGAAGTAAAGTGAAATATGAGCTTGACAAGAAAACCGGTCTCATCAAG GTTGATCGTATACTGTATTCATCGGTAGTCTATCCTCATAATTACGGTTTCATTCCTCGAACTCTATGTGAAGACAATGACCCTATGGATGTCTTAGTCATTATGCAG GAACCTGTAGTTCCTGGTTGTTTCCTGCGAGCCCGGGCCATAGGCCTTATGCCTATGATCGATCAG GGAGAGAAAGATGATAAGATCATTGCAGTATGTGCTGACGACCCTGAGTATCGCCACTACACCGACATCAGCCAGCTCCCACCTCACCGTCTTGCTGAAATCAGACGCTTCTTTGAAGACT ATAAGAAGAACGAGAACAAGGAGGTAGCAGTTGATGAGTTTTTGCCTTCAGATACTGCTGTAGAAGCCATCCAGCACTCCAT GGACCTCTACGCCGAGTACATCATGCAAACCTTGAGGAACTGA